A genomic region of Mycolicibacterium poriferae contains the following coding sequences:
- a CDS encoding precorrin-8X methylmutase: MLDYIRDAAEIYRQSFATIRAEADLARFPEDVSRVVVRLIHTCGQVDVADHVVFTPDVVTRTHAALAAGAPILCDSSMVAAGITRSRLPADNDIVSLVADSRAPEMAARLGTTRSAAAVDLWADRMGDAVVAIGNAPTALFRLLELLDDGAPVPAAVLGGPVGFVGSAQSKQELIDNPRGLSYLMVTGRRGGSAMAAAAVNAIATDVE; this comes from the coding sequence GTGCTGGACTACATCCGTGACGCGGCCGAGATCTACCGGCAGTCGTTCGCGACGATCAGGGCCGAAGCCGATCTGGCCCGCTTCCCGGAGGACGTCTCGCGGGTGGTCGTGCGGCTGATCCACACCTGCGGGCAGGTCGACGTCGCCGACCACGTCGTATTCACTCCGGACGTGGTGACCCGCACCCACGCGGCCCTGGCTGCCGGCGCCCCGATCCTGTGCGATTCGTCGATGGTGGCGGCCGGCATCACCCGCTCGCGCCTGCCCGCCGACAACGACATCGTGTCGCTCGTGGCCGACTCCCGCGCACCCGAGATGGCTGCCCGATTGGGCACCACCCGCTCGGCGGCCGCAGTCGACCTGTGGGCCGACCGGATGGGTGACGCCGTGGTCGCCATCGGCAACGCCCCGACCGCGCTGTTCCGCCTCCTCGAACTCCTCGACGACGGCGCCCCCGTGCCGGCGGCCGTGTTGGGCGGCCCCGTCGGGTTCGTCGGCTCTGCGCAGTCCAAGCAGGAACTGATCGACAACCCCCGCGGGCTGTCCTATCTGATGGTCACAGGCCGGCGCGGCGGCAGCGCGATGGCGGCCGCAGCGGTCAACGCGATCGCCACCGACGTCGAATGA